Genomic segment of bacterium:
CATCGTGCGGACTGACATCGGGATGCGCTCGAGTTGGTCCCGCACCGCCGCGAGCACCCGGGGGTGGCGGTGGCCGATATTGAAGATCGCCGGCCCGCACGCACAGTCGATGTAGGTCCGGCCGTGGACGTCCCAGACGAGGCACCCCTCGGCCGCCCACTCCACCGTCTCCACGCCGCCAAACTGGAACAGCCGGGCCAGGCCGGGGTTGAGGTACCTCCGGTACTGCTCGAGCGTCCGCGCGACCAGTTGGGTCCGCTCCGGCCCGTCCGGAAGCGCCACCGGCACGAACGGCCCCTGCTCAGGGCGATGAAGGACCATGCCGCACCTCCGGCGATTCGCTCGATCCCCGAGAGATCGCTGCCAGGGCCGCCTCGGCGCGCCGGACGACCTCGCGCGTCTCCTTGTACTTGATGCGGTCGAGAGCTTCCGCCACCGACACCCAATCGCACCGCACGAAGCCCTCTTCCCGCTGGGGATGCGTCTCCTCTCCGCCGAGAAACTCCATCAAATAGTAGTGCACGGTTTTGTCATAGTAGGTGTCCTCGGTCTTCCAGAAAAATAGGTACCGCTCTTCTCCCAGGTCCTGGACGATGCGGACGTTATGGAGGCCCGTCTCCTCCGCCACCTCGCGCAGCGCAACGGCTTCGGGAGTCTCCCCCGCCTCGATCGTGCCCTTGGGAAGCATCCACTTTCCGGCCTCGTGCTGCAGGAGCAGGATGCGGACGTCAGGCGCAGGAACCTCGATCTGGGGACGTCGATAGACGACCCCGCCGGCACTGTGAGCCCGTCTCACCTTCCGAGCGGGCTGCCGCACGCGCACGCTCCCTTCACCCAATCGGGCCCTGGTGGCTCAAGGGCCGGCGGCTCCGCAGCGCGCAGAGCCGCCGGCCCACAGGCCAGTCCCATCTCCCCACAATCGATCACACCACGCCACTATCATTCATCGCCCCAGCCGCCTCTGGCTGGGACGCGGCCGCCCGGGGGCTACTTGCGGAGGCCGGCGAATGGGGGTTAGTGGCGTTTGCGCCGGGCCGCGCGGCGACGCCGCTTCTGGCTCGGCTTCTCGTAATGTTCGTGCCGCTTCGCGTCGGTGAGGATTCCCGACCGCTTGACCTGACGTTTGAAACGCCGAAGCGCGCTGTCGAGCGTCTCGTCTTTTCCGACCCGCACTTCGGTCAAGAGCCACCTCCAGCGTGTCCGGCTGCGACCAATGCCGTCATTATACACGAGGAGCGCCCCCATCATCAACGGGCGCTCCTCGCGCGCCTGGCGCGTCGTGTGGAGGATTCGCGTTAGGGGGGCGTCGCCTCCCGCCACGTCGGCTTCGTGCCCTCGAGATGCTGCGACCCGCTCCCCACGACGTAGAGGTTCGTGGTCGGGAAGAACGGCGGTGTGAACCCCCGGCTCATCCGCGTATCGTAGGTGAACGCACGTCCGTACCCGGTCTGGATCTGGCCGGTGGATGGGTTGAACGTGCCGAAGGGGCCGTAGTATTTCTCGATCAGGCCACCGAGGAGGTTCACGCTCCCCCGCGGGCTCCCGCTGTTGTAGTTCTGCACGGTGACCGAGCTGTTGTAGCCGCTGGTGCTGTTGCCGGCCATCAGCACCGCCTGGATGATGAGGTTGTTGGGCGCGGACGGGCCGATGAGGATATCGCCGCCGGAGGCGTACACCCCCAGGACGTTGGTCGGGTTCGACGTCGGGTCGGACGGGTTGGGCGGAGTCTGGTACTGGATGTTGCCCGAGATCGTAATCGATCCCCAGGCCGCGATCGTCGTCTGCTCGTTCTGCTGCAGGGTGCCGCTCAGTCCGTTGACGTTCCCGTTGACGTAGATCAACGCCGCGTTGGGATTCCCCGGCCCCTGCCAGCCCTTCGGGACCCCGGTGAAGGTGCGCGTGGCCGGTCCCTGGCTTGCGCCGGGGCAGCCCCCGCCCGACGGCGGCGTGAGCCACGCGTTGCTCGACACGATCGTGTGGTTGTTCACGCGGTCGACCGTCACCGTCGTGGTGTTCGATCCCTGCACAAGGGTATACACGGCCGTATTGCCGGACACGCTCATCGTCATATTGGTCACGTTCCCTTGGACGAAGACCCCGCCCTTCATCGCATCGCCGGAGTCCGACCGGCAGTCGCCGTTTGCGTCGACGACCGGGACGTAGACGCCGTTTGGCACCGATCCGGATCCGGTCAGCTCGGGGATCGCACTCGTGACCTGCGCCGTCGTCACCGCGCTGGCGTCCGTGGGGTTCCGTCCGACGGCCACGCCTTCTTGGTTGAACGGGCTGCTGGGCAGCGGCACGCTGGACGCCCCCAAGGTAAAGTTGGCCGGCGTCGCGGACTGCGGGTTCGGATCCGGCGGGACGAGCGGTGCGTCGATCCGGGTCCCGCCCTGGACGTTCTCAGTGGTGGCGAGCTCGACGGGGCTGCCCGAGTTGTTGTACCACGCCTTCGAGCTCACGCTCTGGACCGTGCTGTTAAATGTCGGGAAAAACGCGAACCGGAACTCACCGTTGGTGTGGACCGGCCCGTTAAAGGAGGTGCTGTTGGTAAACCAGATCGGGCTGCCGGTCGGTGTGTTGTGGACGTCGGTGTACAGGGCATACAGGGAAAAGCTCTGCAGGGTCAGCTTGATGCTGAACGTGCCGGACAGTCTCACCTCGCGCTTGAACCGCGGCGAGATCTGCCCGTCGCTCGTCACCAGGTACCTGTAGAAGATCTCGTAGGCGTTGGGGGCCGTCAGGTGGACGCTGCACGTTCCACCGCCCGCACACGATCCGGCTGGATCCGCCGTCGGGTTCGGCCACAGCGTCACCGTGGCGGTGTACGATCCGGGACCGAGTGTATTCGCGGGCGTCCCGGACGTCTGCAGCTTCAGGTGCGAATATCCGGAGGCCCAGTTGACCTGCAACGTCTCGGACGTCGTCGACGCAGTCGCCCCCAAGGTGAACCGCTGGCCGTCGGTGACGAGGTAGTCGAGCACGCCGAACGGATTTTGCGACCCGTTCGCGCCCCCAGCGTACCACCCGGCCGCGGTGGTCGTACTGAGTGACGGGTCGATGGTCGTCGATCCGATCGGATACGCGTTCATGTAGGCCATCAGGGCCGCGCGGCCCGCGTAGCTCCCGCCCTCGGCAACGTACAGGCTCTCGTTCCCGGCCGCCCGGACGCCGCTCAGCGCAGTCTCCTTCCCGC
This window contains:
- a CDS encoding NUDIX hydrolase, giving the protein MRQPARKVRRAHSAGGVVYRRPQIEVPAPDVRILLLQHEAGKWMLPKGTIEAGETPEAVALREVAEETGLHNVRIVQDLGEERYLFFWKTEDTYYDKTVHYYLMEFLGGEETHPQREEGFVRCDWVSVAEALDRIKYKETREVVRRAEAALAAISRGSSESPEVRHGPSSP
- the rpsU gene encoding 30S ribosomal protein S21; this translates as MTEVRVGKDETLDSALRRFKRQVKRSGILTDAKRHEHYEKPSQKRRRRAARRKRH
- a CDS encoding DUF4900 domain-containing protein — encoded protein: MGKGAVGMYGRTICRGERGLVMLSLLSMILVLTVLAALVMFLSGKETALSGVRAAGNESLYVAEGGSYAGRAALMAYMNAYPIGSTTIDPSLSTTTAAGWYAGGANGSQNPFGVLDYLVTDGQRFTLGATASTTSETLQVNWASGYSHLKLQTSGTPANTLGPGSYTATVTLWPNPTADPAGSCAGGGTCSVHLTAPNAYEIFYRYLVTSDGQISPRFKREVRLSGTFSIKLTLQSFSLYALYTDVHNTPTGSPIWFTNSTSFNGPVHTNGEFRFAFFPTFNSTVQSVSSKAWYNNSGSPVELATTENVQGGTRIDAPLVPPDPNPQSATPANFTLGASSVPLPSSPFNQEGVAVGRNPTDASAVTTAQVTSAIPELTGSGSVPNGVYVPVVDANGDCRSDSGDAMKGGVFVQGNVTNMTMSVSGNTAVYTLVQGSNTTTVTVDRVNNHTIVSSNAWLTPPSGGGCPGASQGPATRTFTGVPKGWQGPGNPNAALIYVNGNVNGLSGTLQQNEQTTIAAWGSITISGNIQYQTPPNPSDPTSNPTNVLGVYASGGDILIGPSAPNNLIIQAVLMAGNSTSGYNSSVTVQNYNSGSPRGSVNLLGGLIEKYYGPFGTFNPSTGQIQTGYGRAFTYDTRMSRGFTPPFFPTTNLYVVGSGSQHLEGTKPTWREATPP